Proteins from one Antennarius striatus isolate MH-2024 chromosome 12, ASM4005453v1, whole genome shotgun sequence genomic window:
- the LOC137604904 gene encoding transcription factor Dp-1-like, producing the protein MAKDAGLIETNGELKVFIDQNLSPSKGVLSLVTVQPTAVPVAKQLLSKTLGQSNVNIAAHMHHVPHMVIGTPQRPTVSNTILVNSPHTPSSQFLTQSQPSDASPWSSGKRGKKGEKNGKGLRHFSMKVCEKVQKKGITTYNEVADELVAEFSSSDNHMSPNDAHVYDQKNIRRRVYDALNVLMAMNIISKEKKEIKWIGLPTNSAQECQNLEVERQRRLERIKQKQSQLQELILQQIAFKNLVQRNRQTEQQANRPPPPNSIIHLPFIIVNTSKKTVIDCSISNDKFEYLFNFDSMFEIHDDIEVLKRMGMACGLEVGKCSPEDLKVARSLVPKALEPYVIEMAKGPISNVYISGGSSANGARYPASDGCTDGTMASSSNDSHYSGSRVETPVSYMGDDDDEDEYDENDDED; encoded by the exons ATGGCTAAAGAT GCTGGTCTAATTGAGACAAATGGAGAGCTGAAGGTTTTCATCGATCAGAATCTGAGCCCGAGCAAAG GCGTCCTGTCTCTGGTTACTGTCCAGCCGACAGCTGTCCCTGTGGCCAAACAGCTACTGTCCAAAACTCTTGGGCAGTCCAATGTGAACATTGCTGCACACATGCATCATGTGCCACACATG GTGATTGGAACACCACAGAGGCCTACAGTATCAAATACCATTTTGGTTAACAGTCCACATACACCCAGTTCCCAGTTCCTCACTCAGAGCCAGCCGTCTGATGCCTCCCCTTGGTCATCAGG CAAACGAGGcaagaaaggagagaagaacGGGAAGGGCTTGAGGCATTTTTCCATGAAAGTGTGTGAGAAGGTGCAGAAAAAAGGAATAACCACCTACAACGAAGTCGCAGATGAACTGGTCGCAGAATTCAGCTCCTCAGACAACCACATGTCACCCAATGACGCG cATGTGTACGACCAGAAAAACATCCGGCGGCGTGTGTACGATGCTCTTAATGTGCTCATGGCCATGAACATCATCtcgaaagaaaagaaagagatcAAATGGATTGGGCTTCCCACCAACTCAGCGCAAGAGTGCCAAAACTTAGAG GTGGAGAGGCAACGGCGGCTGGAAAGGATTAAACAGAAACAGTCGCAGCTTCAGGAGCTCATACTACAG CAAATAGCTTTTAAAAACCTGGTTCAGcggaacagacagacagagcagCAGGCAAACAGACCTCCACCTCCCAactccatcatccatcttccCTTCATCATCGTCAACACCAGCAAGAAGACCGTCATCGACTGCAGCATTTCCAATGACAA GTTTGAGTATTTGTTCAATTTCGACAGCATGTTTGAGATCCATGACGACATCGAGGTGCTGAAGCGGATGGGTATGGCCTGTGGTCTGGAGGTGGGGAAGTGTTCTCCAGAGGACCTGAAGGTCGCACGCAGCCTGGTGCCCAAAGCTCTGGAGCCCTACGTTATAG AAATGGCCAAGGGTCCCATCAGTAATGTGTACATCAGTGGAGGGTCCTCAGCCAACGGAGCCCGTTACCCAGCCAG cGACGGCTGCACTGACGGCACCATGGCCTCCAGCTCGAACGACTCTCACTACAGCGGCTCTCGCGTAGAGACTCCGGTTTCTTATATGGGGGACGACGACGACGAAGACGAGTACGACGAGAATGACGACGAGGACTAA
- the LOC137605394 gene encoding rhodopsin kinase GRK1-like isoform X2 — protein sequence MDIGGLTTVVANSAYINARGSIDGSNPAAARDKKYHSRLKLPHITVCEGLRDTLDLAFDSVCVEQPIGKRLFREFLDANQEYNGPCRLWRDIEDYDLAEDSDREKKASKIVKRYMDPSAKLYCPFLPEDIIAKVKEGQEAVGDDLFSAALAKTLDYLREAPYMFFMESLYLKRFLQWKWLEMQPMDVDWFLDFRVLGKGGFGEVSACQMKATGKLYACKKLNKKRLKKRKGYEGAMVEKRILEKVHSRFIVSLAYAFQTKEELCLVMTIMNGGDLKYHIYLVDENNPGFSESRACFYIAQIIQGLEHLHQKRIIYRDLKPENVLLDNDGNVRISDLGLAVELKEGKTVTKGYAGTPGYMAPEMLKGEKYNSSVDYFTLGVTLFEFLAAKNPFRNRGEKVEREEMKERMLTRVVAYPDSFSEHAKSLCDGLLAKEVDQRMGFKNECCDDIRAHPFFSDLNWRKLNAGILPPPFVPDPKVVYAKNLDDVGAFSSVKGVTLEDPDKAFFDEFSSGNIPIPWQEEMIDMGIYGELNLWGPEGKIPDDLRRESILEQPKSSTCCLS from the exons ATGGATATCGGAGGACTGACCACGGTGGTGGCAAATTCTGCTTACATCAATGCTCGCGGAAGCATCGATGGCTCCAACCCGGCGGCGGCTCGGGATAAGAAGTACCATTCTCGTCTCAAACTGCCGCACATCACCGTGTGCGAGGGCCTGAGGGACACCCTGGACCTGGCCTTCGATTCGGTCTGCGTGGAACAGCCCATAGGTAAGCGCCTCTTTAGGGAATTCTTGGATGCCAATCAAGAATACAACGGGCCTTGCCGTTTGTGGCGAGACATCGAGGACTACGACCTGGCAGAGGATTCCGACAGGGAGAAGAAGGCCTCAAAGATTGTCAAGCGTTACATGGATCCGTCTGCCAAACTCTACTGCCCCTTCCTGCCCGAGGACATCATAGCTAAGGTGAAAGAAGGCCAGGAGGCCGTAGGCGATGACTTGTTCTCTGCAGCGCTGGCGAAAACACTGGACTATTTGCGGGAAGCCCCCTATATGTTCTTCATGGAGAGCCTGTATCTGAAGCGGTTcctgcagtggaagtggctgGAGATGCAGCCCATGGATGTGGACTGGTTCCTGGACTTCCGTGTACTGGGGAAAGGTGGGTTTGGGGAGGTGTCAGCCTGTCAGATGAAAGCCACCGGGAAACTGTACGCCTGTAAGAAACTGAACAAGAAGAGATTGAAGAAGAGGAAAGGTTATGAG GGGGCGATGGTGGAGAAGAGGATTCTGGAGAAGGTTCACAGTCGCTTCATTGTGTCTTTGGCGTATGCCTTCCAGACAAAGGAGGAACTTTGTCTGGTCATGACCATCATGAACGGAGGAGATCTCAA GTACCACATCTACCTGGTTGATGAGAACAATCCAGGCTTCTCTGAGTCCAGAGCATGTTTCTACATCGCACAGATCATCCAAGGCTTGGAGCACCTCCACCAGAAAAGAATCATCTACAGGGATCTCAAACCAGAAAACGTGCTCCTAGATAATGATG GGAACGTTCGTATATCAGATCTGGGTCTTGCTGTGGAGCTGAAAGAAGGTAAAACCGTGACCAAAGGATATGCTGGGACACCAG GGTACATGGCGCCAGAGATGCTGAAAGGAGAGAAATACAACTCGTCAGTCGACTACTTCACGTTGGGAGTGACTCTGTTTGAGTTCCTGGCTGCGAAGAACCCGTTCAGAAACAGAGGAGAAAAG gtTGAACGTGAAGAAATGAAGGAGCGCATGCTGACGCGGGTGGTGGCCTATCCGGACAGTTTCAGCGAGCACGCGAAGTCGCTCTGCGACGGCCTGCTCGCCAAAGAGGTGGACCAGAGGATGGGATTTAAGAATGAGTGCTGCGATGACATCAGAGCCCACCCGTTCTTCAGTGACCTCAACTGGAGGAAACTCAATGCAG GTATTCTGCCTCCTCCTTTCGTCCCCGATCCAAAAGTCGTGTACGCCAAAAACCTGGACGACGTCGGGGCGTTCTCTTCGGTGAAGGGAGTTACCTTGGAGGATCCTGATAAAGCCTTTTTCGATGAGTTTTCCTCCGGCAACATCCCCATCCCCTGGCAAGAGGAGATGATCGACATGGGCATTTATGGGGAGCTCAATCTTTGGGGTCCCGAAGGAAAAATCCCAGATGATCTTCGCAGGGAGTCGATATTAGAGCAGCCAAAGTCGTCCACCTGCTGCTTATCGTAG
- the LOC137605394 gene encoding rhodopsin kinase GRK1-like isoform X1: MDIGGLTTVVANSAYINARGSIDGSNPAAARDKKYHSRLKLPHITVCEGLRDTLDLAFDSVCVEQPIGKRLFREFLDANQEYNGPCRLWRDIEDYDLAEDSDREKKASKIVKRYMDPSAKLYCPFLPEDIIAKVKEGQEAVGDDLFSAALAKTLDYLREAPYMFFMESLYLKRFLQWKWLEMQPMDVDWFLDFRVLGKGGFGEVSACQMKATGKLYACKKLNKKRLKKRKGYEGAMVEKRILEKVHSRFIVSLAYAFQTKEELCLVMTIMNGGDLKYHIYLVDENNPGFSESRACFYIAQIIQGLEHLHQKRIIYRDLKPENVLLDNDGNVRISDLGLAVELKEGKTVTKGYAGTPGYMAPEMLKGEKYNSSVDYFTLGVTLFEFLAAKNPFRNRGEKVEREEMKERMLTRVVAYPDSFSEHAKSLCDGLLAKEVDQRMGFKNECCDDIRAHPFFSDLNWRKLNAGTVYTLGQSHVTPHKDGFTPPVFSLLTSTGILPPPFVPDPKVVYAKNLDDVGAFSSVKGVTLEDPDKAFFDEFSSGNIPIPWQEEMIDMGIYGELNLWGPEGKIPDDLRRESILEQPKSSTCCLS, from the exons ATGGATATCGGAGGACTGACCACGGTGGTGGCAAATTCTGCTTACATCAATGCTCGCGGAAGCATCGATGGCTCCAACCCGGCGGCGGCTCGGGATAAGAAGTACCATTCTCGTCTCAAACTGCCGCACATCACCGTGTGCGAGGGCCTGAGGGACACCCTGGACCTGGCCTTCGATTCGGTCTGCGTGGAACAGCCCATAGGTAAGCGCCTCTTTAGGGAATTCTTGGATGCCAATCAAGAATACAACGGGCCTTGCCGTTTGTGGCGAGACATCGAGGACTACGACCTGGCAGAGGATTCCGACAGGGAGAAGAAGGCCTCAAAGATTGTCAAGCGTTACATGGATCCGTCTGCCAAACTCTACTGCCCCTTCCTGCCCGAGGACATCATAGCTAAGGTGAAAGAAGGCCAGGAGGCCGTAGGCGATGACTTGTTCTCTGCAGCGCTGGCGAAAACACTGGACTATTTGCGGGAAGCCCCCTATATGTTCTTCATGGAGAGCCTGTATCTGAAGCGGTTcctgcagtggaagtggctgGAGATGCAGCCCATGGATGTGGACTGGTTCCTGGACTTCCGTGTACTGGGGAAAGGTGGGTTTGGGGAGGTGTCAGCCTGTCAGATGAAAGCCACCGGGAAACTGTACGCCTGTAAGAAACTGAACAAGAAGAGATTGAAGAAGAGGAAAGGTTATGAG GGGGCGATGGTGGAGAAGAGGATTCTGGAGAAGGTTCACAGTCGCTTCATTGTGTCTTTGGCGTATGCCTTCCAGACAAAGGAGGAACTTTGTCTGGTCATGACCATCATGAACGGAGGAGATCTCAA GTACCACATCTACCTGGTTGATGAGAACAATCCAGGCTTCTCTGAGTCCAGAGCATGTTTCTACATCGCACAGATCATCCAAGGCTTGGAGCACCTCCACCAGAAAAGAATCATCTACAGGGATCTCAAACCAGAAAACGTGCTCCTAGATAATGATG GGAACGTTCGTATATCAGATCTGGGTCTTGCTGTGGAGCTGAAAGAAGGTAAAACCGTGACCAAAGGATATGCTGGGACACCAG GGTACATGGCGCCAGAGATGCTGAAAGGAGAGAAATACAACTCGTCAGTCGACTACTTCACGTTGGGAGTGACTCTGTTTGAGTTCCTGGCTGCGAAGAACCCGTTCAGAAACAGAGGAGAAAAG gtTGAACGTGAAGAAATGAAGGAGCGCATGCTGACGCGGGTGGTGGCCTATCCGGACAGTTTCAGCGAGCACGCGAAGTCGCTCTGCGACGGCCTGCTCGCCAAAGAGGTGGACCAGAGGATGGGATTTAAGAATGAGTGCTGCGATGACATCAGAGCCCACCCGTTCTTCAGTGACCTCAACTGGAGGAAACTCAATGCAGGTACCGTTTACACACTTGGtcagagtcatgtgacacctCATAAAGATGGCTTCACTCctcctgtgttttctcttctcACCTCTACAGGTATTCTGCCTCCTCCTTTCGTCCCCGATCCAAAAGTCGTGTACGCCAAAAACCTGGACGACGTCGGGGCGTTCTCTTCGGTGAAGGGAGTTACCTTGGAGGATCCTGATAAAGCCTTTTTCGATGAGTTTTCCTCCGGCAACATCCCCATCCCCTGGCAAGAGGAGATGATCGACATGGGCATTTATGGGGAGCTCAATCTTTGGGGTCCCGAAGGAAAAATCCCAGATGATCTTCGCAGGGAGTCGATATTAGAGCAGCCAAAGTCGTCCACCTGCTGCTTATCGTAG
- the mettl21cb gene encoding S-adenosylmethionine-dependent methyltransferase domain-containing protein isoform X1, whose product MERLSTVSPSVHQNPSGRTADMDESKRFWGPVEERGPTDGVLTGPKAMTGEALDKRSIWKPKRCNTLEHESFCFAGYDISIRESVDTYGALVWPGATCLCQFLENNQQQVNLMDKTVLEIGAGTGLLSIVASLLGARVTATDLPEILSNLTFNLQRNTKSRSRHAPQVAALTWGQSLARDFPQPSHRYDYVLAADLVFPHDYLKELLETMQHFCRPGSRTTLLWANKIRFESDLEFVESFKKTFKTALLAELPQQQVRIYEGTAKE is encoded by the exons ATGGAGAGATTGTCCACAGTcagtccgtctgtccaccagaATCCCTCTGGAAGGACAGCAGACATGGATGAAAGCAAACGTTTTTGGGGCCCAGTGGAGGAGCGGGGCCCCACAGATGGGG TATTAACAGGCCCTAAAGCGATGACAGGTGAGGCTTTGGACAAGAGGAGCATCTGGAAGCCAAAACGCTGCAACACACTGGAGCACGAATCTTTTTGTTTCGCCGGTTACGACATCAGCATCCGCGAGTCTGTGGATACTTACGGCGCTCTGGTCTGGCCCGGG gCGACTTGTTTGTGTCAGTTCTTGGAAAATAACCAGCAACAAGTGAACCTGATGGACAAAACGGTGCTGGAGATTGGAGCTGGGACTGGTCTGCTCTCAATAGTGGCCAGCCTGCTGG GAGCTCGGGTGACGGCAACTGACCTGCCAGAGATCCTGTCAAatctgacctttaaccttcaGCGGAACACCAAGAGCCGGTCCCGACACGCCCCTCAGGTGGCTGCCCTCACCTGGGGCCAGAGCCTGGCCCGAGACTTTCCCCAGCCGTCCCACCGCTACGACTACGTCCTGGCAGCTGATCTGGTCTTCCCCCACGACTACCTGAAGGAACTGCTGGAAACTATGCAGCATTTCTGCAGACCAGGAAGCCGGACGACGCTGCTGTGGGCCAATAAGATCCGGTTCGAGTCAGACCTGGAGTTTGTCGAGTCTTTCAAGAAGACTTTCAAGACCGCTCTGCTGGCTGAGCTcccccagcagcaggtgaggATATACGAGGGGACAGCAAAGGAGTGA
- the mettl21cb gene encoding S-adenosylmethionine-dependent methyltransferase domain-containing protein isoform X2, with product MTGEALDKRSIWKPKRCNTLEHESFCFAGYDISIRESVDTYGALVWPGATCLCQFLENNQQQVNLMDKTVLEIGAGTGLLSIVASLLGARVTATDLPEILSNLTFNLQRNTKSRSRHAPQVAALTWGQSLARDFPQPSHRYDYVLAADLVFPHDYLKELLETMQHFCRPGSRTTLLWANKIRFESDLEFVESFKKTFKTALLAELPQQQVRIYEGTAKE from the exons ATGACAGGTGAGGCTTTGGACAAGAGGAGCATCTGGAAGCCAAAACGCTGCAACACACTGGAGCACGAATCTTTTTGTTTCGCCGGTTACGACATCAGCATCCGCGAGTCTGTGGATACTTACGGCGCTCTGGTCTGGCCCGGG gCGACTTGTTTGTGTCAGTTCTTGGAAAATAACCAGCAACAAGTGAACCTGATGGACAAAACGGTGCTGGAGATTGGAGCTGGGACTGGTCTGCTCTCAATAGTGGCCAGCCTGCTGG GAGCTCGGGTGACGGCAACTGACCTGCCAGAGATCCTGTCAAatctgacctttaaccttcaGCGGAACACCAAGAGCCGGTCCCGACACGCCCCTCAGGTGGCTGCCCTCACCTGGGGCCAGAGCCTGGCCCGAGACTTTCCCCAGCCGTCCCACCGCTACGACTACGTCCTGGCAGCTGATCTGGTCTTCCCCCACGACTACCTGAAGGAACTGCTGGAAACTATGCAGCATTTCTGCAGACCAGGAAGCCGGACGACGCTGCTGTGGGCCAATAAGATCCGGTTCGAGTCAGACCTGGAGTTTGTCGAGTCTTTCAAGAAGACTTTCAAGACCGCTCTGCTGGCTGAGCTcccccagcagcaggtgaggATATACGAGGGGACAGCAAAGGAGTGA